AGATGGAAGAGGAGGAACACCATGACCGATCTTGAACTGAAGCAGGGCCTGTCCCTGTATACCGACCAAGCCCTCCAACGCCAGGAGGCGGTGAAAGCGGGCATAATGCATCAGCTGAACGCAGGCAAAACGCGAAGACGCCGTCCGGTCCGGCTGCTGGCCGCGGCCGCCTCCGTGGTTCTCATCCTGTCCGCTCTGGCCTTTACCCCTCCCGGCAGGGCTTTGGCCCATGCCGTCGGGGAGAATCTCTCCGCCCTTTGGGAGACGCTGTTCCCGCCAAGAGAGCTCCCCGTCCTTCCGGAGGGGCTGGAGGAGCGCCCCCTTCACACGCCCCAGGTGGAGGCCGGCGAATCTCACCCCGGCTTTGTGCTCTATGCGGACGAATCCCTCTACACCGCCACCTGGGAGGAGGAGTGTTATGTCATCCGCCCCATACCAATTTCCTATACCCGGGAGGACGCGGAGCGGGACCTCGCGGCCCAATTGGAGGCGTTGAGCCCTCAGGAGGCCCAGGATCGGATCGACCAGTGGATCAAGCAGCGGGAGGATGCCCTTTCCCTCCTTCCCCCCTGCCGGCTTGAACTCTCCCATCGGGAGGGCGTGACCCCTCAGGAGGACGCGGAGTCCATGCGGGAGGAACTGGGAGACATCTATGAAGCCGTCTCCGACATCGCTTCGTCCTATCTGTTGGAGGGGCTGTTCCTCCACGCCGACAACGGGACGGCGTGGGACGCGGAGCTCCTGGAGTGCCACTTTGTGGATGACGGGCAGGGCGGAACCTACCGCATCTGCTCCTATCTCTTCACCGAAGCCATAGAGGGGCATGGGATGCGGTTCAATGCAATGATCTCCTCATTCCAGGTCCTAAGCACTCCGGATCACGCATCCTGAGCGTTTTGGAACAGGCAGGCCGGACGCATCTTGTTAAGATGCGTCCGGCCTTTTTTGCGTGTCCCTTGATTCGCCGCTCCGCCTGCTGTACAATAGCTGTATTCTGAGGAGGGGGAGGGCCTATGGACCGGATCAGCTTTCTTGTGAACTCCCTTCGGCGGGAGAGCAGCCCCCACTGGACGCCCATCCGCCGCGCGGTGGGCGCATTCTGCCGCCATCTGGACGAGCCCGGACCGGAGCGGCCCCTGACCGCGCTGTGGGAACGGGAGCTTTCCGCTCTCTACGGTGATCCTGGGCCGGTGCTGTGCCGGAACAACCGGGTGGATCCGGCTGCCCTGGGCCGTCTCTACGGTGTCTCCTGCGGCGGCGGCCTGACCCACCTGCTCCAGGGCATTCTGACCTCTTACGGTGTGATCATACGGCTGCTGGCCTTGGACTTCCTTGCCCCGGGCGCCCGGTATTCCTGGGGGGAGCTGTTGGACGGCTCCTGCTTCCGGCGGCTGGGCCGGGGCTGCTGCGGGGAGGAGGACTGGTGCTGCTGGCTCCTTGCCCGCTGGGACGCGGAACTGTCCGACGCCTGCATCGGTCTGAGGGACCTTTTGGAGGGACTGCCCGGCTCCAAAGTCCCGGAGCGGCCGGAAGCCATTCAGGCGCTCTACCAGCAGCTGCTGCCTCAGCCCATCCGCCACTGCCTGGGAGAATTCTACACACCGCCCTGGATGGCGGAGGGGATGGTAAAAGAAGCCCTCCGCCGCTGGCCCGGCCCCCGCCGCGTCCTGGACCCAACCTGCGGAGGCGGCGTCTTTCTCCTTGCCGCCCTCCGGGCCGCGCCGGGCTGCTGCTTAGCAGGCCTTGACATCAACGCCTTCGCGGTGTTGGGCGCCAGAACCGCCCTGCTCTTTGCCGGCGCCGACCCCCGTTCCGTGCTCCACTGCGATCTGCTGGCGCTGCCCCGATGGGAAGATGATGTCCTGGTGGTGGAGGACGGCTGCGGCGGACAGCTCCGGCTGCGCCGCGAGGCCTTTGACAAGATTGCACATCAGGGCCTGGACGCCCCGATGAAGGAGGTCTGCCGCCTGTGCGGCCTTCCACCGCCCAAGGGCGCGGCGGACCGGGTGCGGGTGCGGATGCTCCTGAACCGGGCACTCTCCGCCGCCCTGCCCCCCGCGGACCTGCTGGTCGGGAACTTCCCCTGGGTCAGCTGGGAGTACCTCTCTCCGGCGGAGCGGCAGCGGGCGCTGCCCCTTTGGCAGCGCTACGGTCTCTTCCCCCACCGGAAGATCGAGAAGAGCTTTGCCAACGAGGATGTCTCCGCGCTGATGCTCTGCCTCTGCCTGGACCGCCTGGTGGTCCCCGGAGGCGCGGCGGCGGTGGTGCTGCGCCAGGCCCTGTTCAAGTCCCGGCGAAACGGCGCCTCCTTCCGCCGCTTTCAGGCGGGCTCTACGCCTTTTTGCGTGGTGCGCCTGGACGACTTTTCCGCCCTTCAGCCCTTTGCGGACGTGTCGGTGGCCGCGGCTGCCGCCTATCTTGAGACCGGGCGGCCTCAGCGCTACGACGTACCCTGCTTCCTCTGGGGCGGGCGGGTGAACCGGCTGATGCACCGCCCCGGCTCCACCGCGGCGGAGGTATTCGCCGCCGCTGAGATCACACAGGCTCTGGCCCGGCCCAGCGTGGCCGGCGATCCCTGCTCCGGCTGGATCACCGTCCGGGCGGAGGAGGCGGATTCGCTCAGGGGCCTTTTGGGCTCCAACCCCTACCGCGCCCGCTCCGGCGTATTCACTGGCGGGGCCAACGGCGTCTACTGCCTGCGCGTCCTGGGCCGCTCCCCGGGCGGTCTGCTGATCCGGAACCTGAGCGATCAGGGCAAGCGGCAGGCGGAGGAGGTTATCGCGGAGATAGAGCCGGACTATCTCTACCCCATGGCGCGGGGCAGCGACCTCCAGCAGTGGAGCGTCCGCCCCTCGGCCTATCTCCTGTGCCCCCACACGGTCCGGACCCGCCAGATGCCGGTGGATGGAGAGGTCCTCCGTGCCCAGGCCCCGCTGACCTGGGCGTACCTGTGCCGCTTTCGGGAGGTGCTGGACCAGCGCAGAGGCTTTGCCGGGTGGGAAAAATTCATCCAGCAGAGCCAGTTTCACGCCATTTTACGGGTGGGCGCCTACACATTTTCCCCCTACAAGGTGGCTTGGCGATACATCTCGAAGCGCTTTTTCTGCGCGGTGCTCCCCCCCATGGACGACCCCTATCTGGGACGCACCATTCCCCTCCCCAATGAAAAGCTGATGTATCTTCCGGTGGAGCGGGAGGAGGAGGCCTATTACCTCTGCGGCGTGCTCAGCTTTACATCGGTGCGCCGGTGCGTGGAGGGCTACATGAACCCCACCAGCATCTCCGCCTATGTGGTGGAAAAGTTGGCCATACCGCCCTTCGCCCCCGACTCGCCCCTCCATCTGGAGATCGCTCACTGGTGCCGCCTGGGCCACCTGTCCTCCACGGAGGACGGGCGCCTTCAGGTCCAGCAGCGTCTGGACCAGCTGGCCAGGGCCCTCTACCCCTGAATATGAAAGAGAAAGGAAGGATTTTATGAATGACCTGATTGCCCAGATAGAGCGCTACCAACCCTGGAACGAGCAGGAGGAGCGGGACCGCCTGCTGCTGCTGCGTCTGCTGCGAACGGACGGGACCATCTTTTCCCGGGAAAACGACGCCTACCACATGACGGCCTCCGCCTGGGTGGTCAGTCCCGACCGGACCCAGGTGCTGATGGCCTACCACAACATCTACCGTTCCTGGTCCTGGCTGGGCGGCCACGCCGACGGCGAGCAGGACCTGCTGGCGGTGGCGGCGCGGGAGGTCCGGGAGGAGAGCGGCATACGCTCGGTGCTGGCGGTCTCCAGGGAGCCCTTTTCCCTGGAATCCCTCACCGTGGACGGCCACGAGAAGCGGGGCAGGTACGTATCCTCCCACCTGCACCTCAACGTCACCTACCTGCTGGAGGCTGACCCGGAGGAGCAGGTGGCCTCCAAACCCGACGAAAACAGCGCCGTGGGCTGGTTTCCCCTGCAAAAGGCCGTGGAGATGTCCACAGAGCCCTGGTTCCGGGAGCGGATTTATCAAAAATTAAATGCGAAGCTTTTGGCCCGTTAACCTCCCGTGCACCGGCGGAACCTCTCCGCCGGCGCACTTTTTCACTCCCTTTGGCGGCAGCGGACAACAATCTTGCGGAGCCCTGTTGCAATTGGCACTTGCCATACTGCATCTTGCGGTATATACTGGGAAAGCACCGTAAGATTATACTACATGTTGTGACAGTGAGAACCGGAATCAGGGGGAGAATTTGCTTATGAAAGTACTGAAGAGAAATGGCGCGGAGGTCGCCTTTGACATTGACAAAATCATCGCCGCCATCACCAAGGCCAACGCCGTGGTGGAGGAAGAGGCCCGGATGACGCCGGTGCAGATCCGGCGCATCGCCGAGTCCGTGGAGCTCAACTGCCAGAAGATGAACCGCTCGCCGTCGGTGGAGGAGATTCAGGATCTGGTGGAGCATCAGATTATGGCCCACGGCGCCTTTGAGGTGGCCAAGCGCTACATCACCTACCGGTACACCCGCTCCCTGGTCCGCCGCAGCAACACCACCGACGACAAGATCCTCAGCCTCATCGAATGCTGCAATGAGGAGGCCAAGCAGGAGAATTCCAACAAGAACCCGGTGGTCAACTCCACCCAGCGGGACTATATGGCTGGCGAGGTCTCCCGGGACATCTCTGAGCGCATCCTGCTGCCCGGCGACATCGTGGAGGCTCACCGGGAGGGCGTCATCCACTTTCACGACACGGACTACTATGCCCAGCACATGCACAACTGCGACCTGGTGAACCTGGAGGACATGCTGCAAAACGGCACCGTCATCACCGGAACCATGATCGAGCGGCCCCACAGCTTCTCCACCGCCTGCAACATCGCCACCCAGATCATCGCCCAGGTGGCCTCCAACCAGTACGGCGGACAGTCCATCTCCCTGGCCCATCTGGCGCCCTTTGTCCAGGTCAGCCGGGAAAAAATCCGCAAAATTGTGGAGCAGGAGATGGAGGTCATCGGCGCGGCTCCTTCGGAGGAGACCCTTTCCAAGCTGGTGGAGGTCCGGCTGCGGGACGAGGTGCGCCGGGGCGTGCAGACCATCCAGTACCAGGTGCTGACGCTGCTCACCACCAACGGCCAGGCGCCTTTTGTCACCGTGTTCATGTATCTGGGCGAGGCCAAAAGCGACCAGGAGAAAAAAGACCTGGCCATGATCATTGAGGAGACTCTGGAGCAGCGCTATCAGGGCGTGAAAAATGAAGACGGCGTCTGGGTCACGCCGGCCTTCCCCAAGCTGATCTATGTTCTGGAGGAGGACAATGTCCACGACGACTCCCCCTATTACTATCTGACCCGCTTGGCGGCCAAGTGCACCGCCAAGCGCATGGTGCCCGACTACATCTCCGAGAAGAAGATGAAAGAGTTCAAGGAGGGCAACTGCTTCCCGGTCATGGGCTGCCGGTCCAACCTGTCCCCCTGGAAAAACGACAAGGGCGAGTACCAGTTCTACGGGCGGTTCAACCAGGGCGTGGTGACGCTGAACCTGGTGGATGTGGCCCTCTCCTCCGGCGGGAACCAGGAGAAGTTCTGGCAGATCTTTGACGAGCGGCTGGAGCTCTGCTACCGGGCGCTGATGTGCCGCCACAACCGGCTCAAGGGCACCCTCTCCGACGTGGCGCCCATCCTGTGGCAGTACGGCGCCTGCGCCCGGCTGAAAAAGGGCGAGACCATCGACAAGCTCCTGGTGGGCGGCTACTCCACCATCTCCCTTGGATATGCCGGGCTCTATGAGTGCGTGAAGTACATGACCGGCAAAAGCCCCACCGACCCCACCGCCACGCCCTTTGCCCTGCGGGTGATGGAGCACATGAACGAAGCCTGCGCCAGGTGGAAGGAGGAGACCACCATCGGCTTCGGCATCTACGGAACGCCTCTGGAATCCACCACCTACAAGTTTGCCAAGTGCCTCCAGCGCCGCTTCGGCGTCATTCCCGGCATCACCGACAAGGGCTATATCACCAACAGCTATCACGTCCACGTTTCCGAGGAGATCAACGCCTTTGATAAGCTCTCCTTTGAGGCCCAGTTCCAGCACCTGTCCACCGGCGGCGCCATCAGCTATGTGGAGGTGCCGGACATGCAGCAGAACCTGGAGGCGGTTCTCCAGGTGATGAAGTTCATCTACGAGCACATCATGTACGCCGAACTGAACACCAAAAGCGACTACTGCCAGGTCTGCGGCTGGGACGGGGAAATCCGGATCGTGGAGGAGGACGGGAAGCTGCTGTGGAAGTGCCCCAAGTGCGGCAACACGGACCAGGCCAAGATGAATGTGGCCCGGCGCACCTGCGGCTATATCGGCACCCAGTTCTGGAACCAGGGCCGCACCCAGGAAATCCGCGACCGGGTGCTCCACCTGTAAGCGAATATTTGAAAAAACGCGCCGCACAATCTTGTGCGGCGCGTTTTTTGCTGTCCATATATGGGCGGGAGCCGGAAACACAAAGCGCCTCCGGCTCCCAAATGAGGAGAAGAATGGTACCAAATTGATATCCTTGTGCCGGGGCCGCCCCGCAGCGTCTGCCAATCCGGCGGCAGCGGGCCGCCCCGGAGCGCACGGCGGGGAGCAGACTTATTCCAGCACCGCGCCCCGGGCCGCCGAGGTCACAAGTTTGGCATAACGGGCAAGATACCCGGTCTTGATCTTGGGCTCCGGACAGACCCAGTCGGCCCTGCGGCGGGCCAGGGTCTCCTCATCCACCATCAGCTCGATCTTGCAGTTGGGAATGTCGATGCGGATCAGGTCTCCCTCTTCCACAAGAGCGATGGGGCCGCCCTGGGCCGCCTCGGGGCACACGTGGCCGATGGAGGCGCCGCGGGTGGCGCCGGAGAACCGGCCGTCGGTGATGAGAGCCACTTCCTTGTCAAGGCCCATGCCCGCGATGGCGGAGGTGGGGTTGAGCATCTCCCGCATGCCGGGGCCGCCCTTGGGGCCCTCGTAGCGGATGACCACCACGTCGCCGGAGACGATTCTGCCCTGGTAGATGGCCTCAATGGCCTCTTCCTCCGAGTCGAATACCCGGGCGGGCCCCTGGTGGGTCATCATCTCCTCCGCCACGGCGGACTGCTTGACCACGCAGCCCTCCGGGGCCAGGGAGCCCTTGAGCACGGCGATGCCGCCATAGGAGGAGTAGGGGTTGTCGATGGGCCGGATCAGTTCCGGGTCTAAGTTTTCCACGCCCCTCAGATTCTCCGCCAGGGTCTTTCCGGTGACGGTCATCACGGAGGTGTCCAGAAGGCCTTTTTTGTCAAGCTCCGCCATAACGGCCCACACGCCGCCGGCCCGGTCCAGATCCTCCATAAAGGTATCGCCGGCAGGAGCCAGGTGGCAGAGGTTGGGAGTGCGGCGGGAGATTTCGTTGGCGTACTCCAGGTCCAGCTCAATGCCGCACTCGTGGGCAATGGCCGGCAGGTGCAGCATGGAGTTGGTGGAGCAGCCCAGGGCCATATCCAGCGTCTCCGCGTTGTGGAAGGCCGCCTCGGTCATGATGTCCCGGGGGCGGAGATTTTGGCGCAGCAGCTCCATCACCTGCATGCCCGCGTGCTTTGCCAGCCGCAGCCGGGCGGAGTACGTGGCCGGAATGGTGCCGTTGCCCCGCAGGGCAAGGCCCAGGCCCTCCGTCAGGCAGTTCATGGAGTTGGCGGTGTACATGCCGGAGCAGGAACCGCAGGAGGGGCAGGCGTTGAGCTCATAGTCCTCCACGCCGGACTCGTCGATCTTTCCGGCCTTGTAGGCGCCCACCGCCTCGAACATATGGCTCAGGCAGGTGCGCCGCCCATCCCGCAGCCGGCCGGCAAGCATGGGCCCGCCGGAGCAGAAGATGGTGGGCACGTTCAGCCGGGCCGCGGCCATAAGGAGGCCGGGCACGTTCTTATCGCAGTTGGGCACCATCACCAGTGCGTCGAACTGATGGGCCAGGGCCATGGCCTCAGTGGAGTCGGCGATCAGGTCCCGGGTCACCAGGGAGTACTTCATGCCCACATGGCCCATGGCGATGCCGTCGCACACGGCGATGGCGGGGAACACCACCGGAGTTCCTCCGGCCATGCGCACGCCGGCCTTCACCGCCTCGGTGATCTTATCAAGGTGCATGTGGCCGGGGACGATCTCATTGTAGGAACTGACCACGCCCACCAGGGGGCGCTCCAGCTCCTCCTTCGTATAGCCCAGGGCGTAAAAGAGGGACCGGTTGGGGGACCTCTCCACGCCCCTTGTCACATTATCGCTTCTCATAGATTACTTCTTCAGCCAGCTCATCATCTTGCGCAGCTCGGCGCCCACCTTCTCGATGGGATGGTCGGCGGCCATGCGGCGCTGGGCCAGGAAGTGAGTTCTGCGGCCGCCGTTGGGGCTCATCTCGGTGAGGAACTCAGAGGCGAAGGTGCCGTCCTGAATCTCCCGCAGGACATTTTTCATCTCCTTGCGGGTTTCTTCGGTGATCAGCCGCTTGCCGGTGCGGTAGTCGCCGTACTCAGCGGTGTTGGAGATGGAGTAGCGCATCTTGGAGAAGCCGCCCTCGTTGATGAGGTCGATGATCAGCTTCATCTCGTGGCAGGTCTCAAAATAAGCCATTTCAGGCTCATAGCCGGCTTCCACCAGCGTGTCGAAGGCCGCATGGATCAGCTCGCAGACGCCGCCGCAGAGCACGGCCTGCTCGCCGAAGAGGTCGGTCTCGGTCTCCTCCTTGAAGGTGGTCTCAAGGATGCCGGCGCGGCCGGCGCCGATGCCGGAGGCGTAGGCCAGGGCAGTGTCCTTGGCCTTGCCGGTGTAGTCCTGCTCCACGCAGATCAGGCTGGGCACGCCCTTGCCCTCCACATACTGGCTGCGGACGGTGTGGCCCGGGCCCTTGGGGGCGACCATGATGACGTCCACATTGGCGGGGGGCACCACGGTCTTGAAGTGGATGTTGAAGCCATGGGCAAAGGCCAGGGTCTTGCCCTCGGTCATGTAGGGGGCCACCTGCTTGTTGTAGATGTCGGCACACAGCTCATCGGGCACCAGCATCATCACCACATCGCCGGCCTTGGCCGCCTCTTCCACTTCCATCACCTTGAAATTGGGGCACTTGGCGGCGAAGGCGGCGGCCTTTTCCCAGTGGGCGGAACCCTTGCGCAGGCCCACCACCACGTTCACGCCGCTCTCGGCCAGGTTTTCTGAATGGGCATGGCCCTGGGAGCCAAAGCCGATGACGGCCACGGTCTTGCCGTCCAGCACACCTAAGTTGCAGTCCTTGTCATAGTACTTGTTGATCATAATTCTTCTCCTTTACAATTTCCCCTCTTCAGGAAAGAGGGATGGATTTTTGACAGTACGAGGCTTATGCCCGGTGGTTTTCCGTATGGTCGTAGGGCATCACGGCGGAGCCGCGGCCAATGGTGGTCATGCCGGTACGGCACTGCTCGATGATGTCGTAGGGCGAGAGCACATCCAAAAACGCGTCGATCTTGCCCGGCTTGCCCGTCAGCTCCACAATCAGGCTGTCCCGGGTCAAATCCACAATTTTCGCCTCGTAGATTTCGCAGATCTCCTTGATGTGGCTGCGCTGGTTCTCCGTGGTGCGCAGCTTTGCCAGCAGCAGCTCCCGCTGAATGGCGGCGGAGGTATCCTCCACCCGGATGGAGCGGACCTCAATGAGCTTTTTGGTCTGAAGGACGATCTGGTCGATGATTTTCTCCTCGCCATGGGTGGCGATGGTGATGCGGGAGATGCCCGGGTCATTGGTCTCCGAAACGGTCAGAGAGTCAATGTTGTAGCCGCGGCGGCCGAACATCATGGCCACCCGGGCCAGCACGCCGGTGTTGTTCTCCACCAACAGCGCCAGGGCCACTTTTTCCTGTGTCATCTTCTCTCCTCCTTACTCCAAGATGATGTCCTGAACCGTCATGCCGGAGGGAATCATGGGCAGCACCCGCTCCTCCCGGTCGATTGGACAGACGATCCAGCTGGGGCCATCCAAGCGCAGCGCCTCATCCAAAACCGCACGGAACTGCTCCGGCGTCTCGGCCCGGAAGCCCCGGGCGCCAAAGCCCTCCGCTATCTTCACATAGTCGGACTTACGCTCCGGCTCCGTGCACATGTAATGGCCGTCGTAAAAGGAGGTCTGCCACTGGCGGACCATGCCCAAGACCTTGTTGTCCATCAGAACGGTGATGACCTGGAGGTTGTTGGACACGGCGGTACAGGCCTCGTTCATGTTCATGTGGAAGGACCCGTCGCCGGTGACGTGGATCACCTTTGCACTCCCGCCCAGCGCCACCTTCGCGCCGATGGCCGCGCCGTAGCCAAAGCCCATGGTGCCAAGACCCCCGCTGGTGATGAAGCCCCGGGGCTTGGTCTTCTTGCAGTACTGGGCCGCCCAGATTTGATGCTGTCCCACATCGGTGACCACCACCGCGTCCTCGCCGGCCTCCTGGCCGATGATCTCCATGATGGTGTGGGGGTGCAGGACGCCGGGCTCGGAGGCGGGATAGTAGTCCTTCTGGCGCCAAAATTCGATCTTCTCCTGCCAGCCGGAGCGGTCCCGGGGCTCCACCAGGGGCAAAAGAGCGGTCAGGGCCGCCTTCAGGTCCCCGGCCACCGCCAGGGAGGAGGGAACGTTTTTATCAAACTCGCTTGGGTCGATGTCAAAGTGGACCACCTGCGCCTTGGGCGCAAAGGCGTCGGTCTTCAGCGCCACCCGGTCGCTGAAGCGGGTGCCCACGGCCAGCAGCAAATCCGCCTGGTCGATGGCCGTGTTGGCCACCATGCTGCCGTGCATGCCGATCATTCCCAAATCAAGCTCATCGCCAAAGCCGATGACGCCGGTGCCCATGATGGTGTGGCAGGCGGGAATATGGGCCTTGCGGACAAACTCCACCAGCTCGCGGGAGGCGTTGGCGCTGATGACGCCGCCGCCAAAGCACAGCACTGGGCGGTGGCTTCTGGCCAGCAGGGCCGCGGCCTGGCGCAGCTGCTGCATATCGGGCTGCATGGGGGCCTCCGGCGCTGCCGGCGGCTCCGGGGTATACTCGCACGTTGCGGCGGTGATGTCCTTGGGGATATCCACCAGCACGGGCCCCTTGCGGCCGCTGGAGGCGATGCGGAAGGCGGTGCGCAGGGTGTGGGCCAGGCGGGTGATGTCCCGCACGGCGTAGTTGTGCTTGGTGATGGGCGTGGTGATGCCGGTGATGAATACCTCCTGGAAGCTGTCCTTGCCGATGAGCTCCGTGCCCACGTTGGCGGTGATGGCCACCATGGGGATGCTGTCCAGATAGGCGGTGGCGATGCCGGTGACCAGGTTGGTGGCGCCGGGGCCGCTGGTGGCCAGGCACACGCCGGTCTTCCCGGTGGCGCGGGCGTAGCCGTCCGCGGCGTGGGACGCGCCCTGCTCGTGGGCGGTGAGATAGTGGGTGATCCGGTCCCGGCGCTGGTACAGCGCGTCGTAGATGTTCAGCGCCGCGCCGCCGGGATATCCGAAGAGATTTGTGACACCCTGCTCAATGAGCACTTCCACAATGATCTCTGCCCCTGTCAATACCATGTAATCTCCCCCTATGTTGTAATTCTCTGTCAATAAAAAGCAAAAGACGCCTTTGTCTCTTTTACATAGAAAAGAGACAAAGGCGTCATAA
This window of the Dysosmobacter acutus genome carries:
- a CDS encoding class I SAM-dependent methyltransferase, coding for MDRISFLVNSLRRESSPHWTPIRRAVGAFCRHLDEPGPERPLTALWERELSALYGDPGPVLCRNNRVDPAALGRLYGVSCGGGLTHLLQGILTSYGVIIRLLALDFLAPGARYSWGELLDGSCFRRLGRGCCGEEDWCCWLLARWDAELSDACIGLRDLLEGLPGSKVPERPEAIQALYQQLLPQPIRHCLGEFYTPPWMAEGMVKEALRRWPGPRRVLDPTCGGGVFLLAALRAAPGCCLAGLDINAFAVLGARTALLFAGADPRSVLHCDLLALPRWEDDVLVVEDGCGGQLRLRREAFDKIAHQGLDAPMKEVCRLCGLPPPKGAADRVRVRMLLNRALSAALPPADLLVGNFPWVSWEYLSPAERQRALPLWQRYGLFPHRKIEKSFANEDVSALMLCLCLDRLVVPGGAAAVVLRQALFKSRRNGASFRRFQAGSTPFCVVRLDDFSALQPFADVSVAAAAAYLETGRPQRYDVPCFLWGGRVNRLMHRPGSTAAEVFAAAEITQALARPSVAGDPCSGWITVRAEEADSLRGLLGSNPYRARSGVFTGGANGVYCLRVLGRSPGGLLIRNLSDQGKRQAEEVIAEIEPDYLYPMARGSDLQQWSVRPSAYLLCPHTVRTRQMPVDGEVLRAQAPLTWAYLCRFREVLDQRRGFAGWEKFIQQSQFHAILRVGAYTFSPYKVAWRYISKRFFCAVLPPMDDPYLGRTIPLPNEKLMYLPVEREEEAYYLCGVLSFTSVRRCVEGYMNPTSISAYVVEKLAIPPFAPDSPLHLEIAHWCRLGHLSSTEDGRLQVQQRLDQLARALYP
- a CDS encoding NUDIX hydrolase, yielding MNDLIAQIERYQPWNEQEERDRLLLLRLLRTDGTIFSRENDAYHMTASAWVVSPDRTQVLMAYHNIYRSWSWLGGHADGEQDLLAVAAREVREESGIRSVLAVSREPFSLESLTVDGHEKRGRYVSSHLHLNVTYLLEADPEEQVASKPDENSAVGWFPLQKAVEMSTEPWFRERIYQKLNAKLLAR
- the nrdD gene encoding anaerobic ribonucleoside-triphosphate reductase, whose product is MKVLKRNGAEVAFDIDKIIAAITKANAVVEEEARMTPVQIRRIAESVELNCQKMNRSPSVEEIQDLVEHQIMAHGAFEVAKRYITYRYTRSLVRRSNTTDDKILSLIECCNEEAKQENSNKNPVVNSTQRDYMAGEVSRDISERILLPGDIVEAHREGVIHFHDTDYYAQHMHNCDLVNLEDMLQNGTVITGTMIERPHSFSTACNIATQIIAQVASNQYGGQSISLAHLAPFVQVSREKIRKIVEQEMEVIGAAPSEETLSKLVEVRLRDEVRRGVQTIQYQVLTLLTTNGQAPFVTVFMYLGEAKSDQEKKDLAMIIEETLEQRYQGVKNEDGVWVTPAFPKLIYVLEEDNVHDDSPYYYLTRLAAKCTAKRMVPDYISEKKMKEFKEGNCFPVMGCRSNLSPWKNDKGEYQFYGRFNQGVVTLNLVDVALSSGGNQEKFWQIFDERLELCYRALMCRHNRLKGTLSDVAPILWQYGACARLKKGETIDKLLVGGYSTISLGYAGLYECVKYMTGKSPTDPTATPFALRVMEHMNEACARWKEETTIGFGIYGTPLESTTYKFAKCLQRRFGVIPGITDKGYITNSYHVHVSEEINAFDKLSFEAQFQHLSTGGAISYVEVPDMQQNLEAVLQVMKFIYEHIMYAELNTKSDYCQVCGWDGEIRIVEEDGKLLWKCPKCGNTDQAKMNVARRTCGYIGTQFWNQGRTQEIRDRVLHL
- the ilvD gene encoding dihydroxy-acid dehydratase; its protein translation is MRSDNVTRGVERSPNRSLFYALGYTKEELERPLVGVVSSYNEIVPGHMHLDKITEAVKAGVRMAGGTPVVFPAIAVCDGIAMGHVGMKYSLVTRDLIADSTEAMALAHQFDALVMVPNCDKNVPGLLMAAARLNVPTIFCSGGPMLAGRLRDGRRTCLSHMFEAVGAYKAGKIDESGVEDYELNACPSCGSCSGMYTANSMNCLTEGLGLALRGNGTIPATYSARLRLAKHAGMQVMELLRQNLRPRDIMTEAAFHNAETLDMALGCSTNSMLHLPAIAHECGIELDLEYANEISRRTPNLCHLAPAGDTFMEDLDRAGGVWAVMAELDKKGLLDTSVMTVTGKTLAENLRGVENLDPELIRPIDNPYSSYGGIAVLKGSLAPEGCVVKQSAVAEEMMTHQGPARVFDSEEEAIEAIYQGRIVSGDVVVIRYEGPKGGPGMREMLNPTSAIAGMGLDKEVALITDGRFSGATRGASIGHVCPEAAQGGPIALVEEGDLIRIDIPNCKIELMVDEETLARRRADWVCPEPKIKTGYLARYAKLVTSAARGAVLE
- the ilvC gene encoding ketol-acid reductoisomerase; protein product: MINKYYDKDCNLGVLDGKTVAVIGFGSQGHAHSENLAESGVNVVVGLRKGSAHWEKAAAFAAKCPNFKVMEVEEAAKAGDVVMMLVPDELCADIYNKQVAPYMTEGKTLAFAHGFNIHFKTVVPPANVDVIMVAPKGPGHTVRSQYVEGKGVPSLICVEQDYTGKAKDTALAYASGIGAGRAGILETTFKEETETDLFGEQAVLCGGVCELIHAAFDTLVEAGYEPEMAYFETCHEMKLIIDLINEGGFSKMRYSISNTAEYGDYRTGKRLITEETRKEMKNVLREIQDGTFASEFLTEMSPNGGRRTHFLAQRRMAADHPIEKVGAELRKMMSWLKK
- the ilvN gene encoding acetolactate synthase small subunit, with translation MTQEKVALALLVENNTGVLARVAMMFGRRGYNIDSLTVSETNDPGISRITIATHGEEKIIDQIVLQTKKLIEVRSIRVEDTSAAIQRELLLAKLRTTENQRSHIKEICEIYEAKIVDLTRDSLIVELTGKPGKIDAFLDVLSPYDIIEQCRTGMTTIGRGSAVMPYDHTENHRA
- the ilvB gene encoding biosynthetic-type acetolactate synthase large subunit, with protein sequence MVLTGAEIIVEVLIEQGVTNLFGYPGGAALNIYDALYQRRDRITHYLTAHEQGASHAADGYARATGKTGVCLATSGPGATNLVTGIATAYLDSIPMVAITANVGTELIGKDSFQEVFITGITTPITKHNYAVRDITRLAHTLRTAFRIASSGRKGPVLVDIPKDITAATCEYTPEPPAAPEAPMQPDMQQLRQAAALLARSHRPVLCFGGGVISANASRELVEFVRKAHIPACHTIMGTGVIGFGDELDLGMIGMHGSMVANTAIDQADLLLAVGTRFSDRVALKTDAFAPKAQVVHFDIDPSEFDKNVPSSLAVAGDLKAALTALLPLVEPRDRSGWQEKIEFWRQKDYYPASEPGVLHPHTIMEIIGQEAGEDAVVVTDVGQHQIWAAQYCKKTKPRGFITSGGLGTMGFGYGAAIGAKVALGGSAKVIHVTGDGSFHMNMNEACTAVSNNLQVITVLMDNKVLGMVRQWQTSFYDGHYMCTEPERKSDYVKIAEGFGARGFRAETPEQFRAVLDEALRLDGPSWIVCPIDREERVLPMIPSGMTVQDIILE